The [Pseudomonas] carboxydohydrogena genome includes a window with the following:
- the fabA gene encoding 3-hydroxyacyl-[acyl-carrier-protein] dehydratase FabA: MRERQNSYNYEDLLACGRGELFGPGNAQLPLPPMLMFDRITEISDTGGEFGKGVIRAELDVKPDLWFFGCHFKGDPVMPGCLGLDALWQMVGFFLGWTGGAGRGRALGLGDLKFSGQVLPNVTKVQYHIDMKRVMRSRLVLGVADGWLSTDGEIIYRASDLKVGLFQQDAPAQAGK; this comes from the coding sequence ATGCGCGAGCGGCAAAACAGCTATAATTACGAGGACTTGCTGGCTTGCGGCCGCGGCGAATTGTTCGGTCCCGGGAATGCCCAGTTACCGTTGCCGCCGATGCTGATGTTCGACCGGATCACCGAAATTTCGGATACCGGCGGCGAATTCGGCAAGGGAGTGATCCGGGCGGAGCTCGACGTTAAACCGGACCTGTGGTTTTTCGGTTGCCACTTCAAGGGCGACCCCGTGATGCCGGGCTGCCTCGGCCTCGATGCGCTGTGGCAGATGGTCGGCTTTTTCCTCGGCTGGACGGGCGGCGCCGGGCGCGGGCGCGCGCTTGGGCTCGGCGATCTGAAATTCTCCGGCCAGGTGCTGCCGAATGTCACCAAGGTTCAGTATCACATCGACATGAAGCGGGTGATGCGCTCCAGGCTCGTACTCGGCGTGGCCGATGGCTGGCTTTCGACCGATGGCGAGATTATCTATCGCGCCAGCGACCTGAAGGTCGGGCTTTTTCAACAGGACGCGCCGGCACAGGCCGGAAAGTAA
- the irrA gene encoding iron response transcriptional regulator IrrA, with product MSEIDSTEHEGHTDAGHVHGYVHGHAPVLTGCPWHDVNEMLQSVGLRPTRQRMALGWLLFGKGDRHLTAEMLYEEATLAKVPVSLATVYNTLNQLTEAGLLRQVSVDGTKTYFDTNVTAHHHFYLEGNHELVDIPDQNLMLQQMPDVPEGYEISRVDMVVRLRKKR from the coding sequence GTGAGCGAGATCGACAGCACCGAGCATGAGGGGCACACCGATGCCGGTCACGTCCATGGATACGTTCATGGCCATGCACCGGTACTCACCGGCTGCCCGTGGCATGACGTCAACGAAATGTTGCAATCTGTCGGACTGCGCCCCACCCGCCAGCGCATGGCGCTCGGCTGGCTTTTGTTCGGCAAGGGCGACCGCCACCTGACCGCGGAAATGCTGTACGAGGAAGCGACGCTCGCCAAGGTGCCGGTGTCGCTCGCGACCGTCTACAACACGCTGAACCAGCTCACCGAAGCGGGCCTGCTGCGTCAGGTCAGCGTCGATGGCACCAAGACCTATTTCGACACCAACGTCACCGCGCACCACCACTTCTATCTCGAAGGCAATCACGAGCTGGTCGACATTCCCGACCAGAACCTGATGCTTCAGCAGATGCCGGACGTGCCGGAAGGCTACGAAATCAGCCGCGTCGATATGGTCGTGCGGCTGCGCAAGAAGCGCTGA
- a CDS encoding glutathione S-transferase family protein yields the protein MMKLYWSPRSRSFTTLWLMEETGEPYERVLTDISTGANKTPEYLAINPMGKVPALADGDAVMAESAAICAYVADRYPQSKLAPPVGDPRRAKYLQWLFFAPSCIEPAILQAYLKLEIPSVSAAWGSTTQTFDVLDNALEKGPWLLGNDFTAADVAIGAGMNYAIRMFRMVPTRPNFDRYLDACAARPAFQTAAKLTA from the coding sequence ATCATGAAGCTCTACTGGTCACCGCGTTCGCGCTCGTTCACCACGCTCTGGCTGATGGAGGAAACCGGCGAGCCCTATGAGCGCGTGCTGACCGACATCTCCACCGGAGCGAACAAGACGCCGGAGTATCTCGCCATCAATCCGATGGGCAAGGTGCCTGCGCTGGCCGATGGCGATGCCGTGATGGCGGAGTCGGCCGCGATCTGTGCCTACGTCGCGGACCGCTATCCGCAATCAAAGCTCGCGCCACCCGTCGGCGATCCGCGCCGCGCCAAATATCTGCAATGGCTGTTCTTCGCGCCAAGCTGCATCGAGCCTGCGATCCTGCAAGCCTATCTCAAGCTCGAGATTCCATCCGTCAGCGCCGCATGGGGCAGCACCACGCAGACCTTCGATGTTCTCGATAACGCTCTGGAGAAAGGTCCGTGGCTGCTCGGCAACGACTTCACGGCCGCCGACGTCGCCATCGGCGCGGGCATGAACTATGCCATCCGCATGTTCAGGATGGTGCCGACGCGGCCGAACTTCGACCGCTATCTCGATGCCTGCGCCGCGCGGCCCGCGTTTCAGACCGCGGCGAAACTGACAGCCTAG
- the fabB gene encoding beta-ketoacyl-ACP synthase I, with translation MRRVVVTGMGIVSSIGNNTQEVLASLHEAKPGITRADEYARLGFRSQVQGAPTLNPAEVVDRRAMRFLAEGAAWNHVAMDQAIRDSGLEESDVSNARTGIIMGSGGPSARTIVEAADTTRTKGPKRVGPFAVPKAMSSTASATLATWFKIKGVNYSISSACATSNHCIGNAYEMIQYGKQDVMFAGGCEELDWSLSVLFDAMGAMSSKYNDTPSTASRAYDVNRDGFVIAGGAGVVVLEELEHAKARGARIYGEIVGYGATSDGYDMVAPSGEGAERCMRMALSTVKGPIDYINPHATSTPAGDPPEINAIRKVFGAGDKCPPISATKSLTGHSLGATGVQEAIYSLLMMNNGFICESANIQELDPAFADMPIVRKRIDNAKVGTVLSNSFGFGGTNATLVFKRLDA, from the coding sequence ATGCGGCGAGTTGTCGTCACGGGGATGGGGATTGTCTCGTCCATCGGAAACAACACTCAGGAAGTTCTGGCGAGCCTGCATGAGGCGAAGCCGGGAATCACGCGCGCGGATGAATACGCCAGGCTTGGATTCCGCTCGCAGGTGCAGGGCGCGCCGACCTTGAATCCGGCCGAAGTGGTGGATCGCCGCGCGATGCGTTTTCTCGCGGAAGGCGCTGCCTGGAATCATGTCGCGATGGATCAGGCGATCCGCGATTCCGGCCTTGAGGAATCGGATGTGTCCAACGCGCGCACCGGCATCATCATGGGATCGGGCGGGCCTTCGGCGCGCACCATCGTCGAAGCCGCCGACACCACCCGCACCAAGGGGCCCAAGCGTGTCGGCCCGTTCGCGGTGCCCAAGGCGATGTCCTCGACCGCGTCGGCGACGCTTGCGACCTGGTTCAAGATCAAGGGCGTGAACTATTCGATCTCCTCGGCCTGCGCGACCTCGAACCATTGCATCGGCAATGCGTACGAGATGATCCAGTACGGCAAGCAGGACGTGATGTTCGCGGGCGGCTGCGAGGAACTCGACTGGTCGCTCTCGGTGCTGTTCGACGCGATGGGCGCGATGTCGTCGAAATACAACGACACGCCATCGACCGCATCGCGTGCCTATGACGTCAATCGCGACGGTTTCGTCATCGCCGGTGGTGCCGGTGTCGTGGTGCTGGAAGAACTGGAGCACGCCAAGGCGCGCGGCGCGCGGATTTACGGCGAGATCGTCGGCTATGGCGCGACCTCCGACGGTTACGACATGGTTGCGCCCTCCGGTGAGGGAGCCGAGCGCTGCATGCGCATGGCGCTCTCCACCGTGAAGGGGCCGATCGATTACATCAATCCGCACGCGACCTCGACGCCCGCGGGCGACCCGCCGGAAATCAACGCCATCCGCAAGGTGTTCGGTGCGGGCGACAAGTGTCCGCCGATCTCCGCCACCAAATCGCTGACCGGGCATTCGCTCGGGGCAACCGGCGTGCAGGAGGCGATCTATTCGCTCTTGATGATGAACAACGGTTTCATCTGCGAGAGCGCCAACATCCAGGAGCTGGATCCGGCGTTCGCCGACATGCCGATCGTGCGCAAGCGCATCGACAATGCCAAGGTCGGCACTGTGCTGTCGAACTCGTTCGGCTTCGGCGGCACCAATGCCACGCTGGTGTTCAAGCGGCTGGATGCGTGA
- a CDS encoding SH3 domain-containing protein has product MALATWGMTGGTGHAAKDVQTTSGLPVPRYVSLKSDHVNVRVGPTKDQDVSWIYTRAGLPVEVTAEFENWRRVRDSEGSEGWVYHSLLSGRRTAVVTMKTKGELAALRDDPSEDSAVSARLQAGVIAQVKRCTGKWCRITGDGFDGWIEQQRLWGVYADEKVN; this is encoded by the coding sequence ATGGCGCTCGCAACCTGGGGAATGACGGGCGGAACCGGGCATGCGGCCAAGGATGTGCAGACCACGAGCGGGTTGCCGGTGCCGCGTTATGTCAGCCTCAAATCCGACCACGTCAATGTCCGGGTCGGCCCCACCAAGGATCAGGACGTGAGCTGGATCTACACCCGCGCGGGGCTGCCGGTGGAAGTGACGGCGGAATTCGAGAACTGGCGGCGTGTCCGCGATTCCGAGGGCTCGGAAGGCTGGGTGTATCATTCGCTATTGTCCGGCCGCCGCACCGCCGTCGTCACCATGAAGACAAAGGGCGAGCTTGCCGCGCTGCGGGATGATCCGAGCGAGGACAGCGCGGTCTCGGCGCGCCTCCAGGCGGGCGTGATCGCGCAGGTGAAGCGCTGCACCGGAAAGTGGTGCCGTATCACCGGCGACGGATTCGACGGCTGGATCGAGCAGCAGCGGCTGTGGGGCGTCTACGCCGACGAGAAGGTGAACTGA
- the fabI gene encoding enoyl-ACP reductase FabI, with protein MPKLMQGKRGLIMGVANDHSIAWGIAKTLAAHGAELAFTYQGEALGKRVKPLAESLGAKLVLPCDVEDIASVDATFDAIRSAWGKMDFVVHAIGFSDKNELKGRYVDTTRANFSRTMVISCFSFTEVAARAAKLMTDGGAMVTLTFGGSTRVMPNYNVMGVAKAALEASTRYLAADFGRDGIRVNAISAGPVRTLAGAGIGDSRAMFAFQQKHSPLGRGVTLDELGGTALYLLSDLSGGVTGETHFVDAGYNIISMPHPDALKSDNGAD; from the coding sequence ATGCCGAAACTGATGCAAGGCAAGCGCGGGCTCATCATGGGCGTCGCCAACGATCACTCGATTGCCTGGGGCATCGCGAAAACGCTCGCCGCGCACGGCGCGGAGCTTGCGTTCACCTATCAGGGCGAGGCACTCGGCAAGCGAGTGAAGCCGCTCGCGGAATCGCTTGGCGCCAAGCTCGTTCTGCCCTGCGATGTCGAGGATATCGCCAGCGTCGATGCGACGTTCGATGCGATCAGGAGCGCATGGGGCAAGATGGATTTCGTCGTCCACGCCATCGGCTTCTCCGACAAGAACGAATTGAAGGGTCGCTACGTCGACACCACGCGCGCGAACTTCTCGCGCACCATGGTGATCTCCTGCTTCTCCTTCACCGAGGTGGCGGCGCGCGCCGCGAAGCTGATGACGGACGGCGGCGCGATGGTGACACTGACCTTCGGCGGCTCGACCCGCGTGATGCCGAATTACAATGTGATGGGCGTCGCCAAGGCGGCGCTGGAGGCATCGACCCGTTATCTTGCCGCCGATTTCGGCCGCGACGGGATTCGCGTCAACGCGATTTCGGCGGGGCCGGTGCGCACGCTGGCGGGCGCGGGGATCGGCGATTCGCGCGCGATGTTCGCGTTCCAGCAGAAGCATTCGCCGCTCGGACGCGGCGTCACGCTCGATGAATTGGGCGGCACCGCACTGTACCTGTTGTCGGACCTGTCGGGCGGCGTCACCGGCGAGACGCATTTCGTCGATGCCGGTTACAACATCATCTCGATGCCGCATCCCGATGCGCTGAAAAGCGACAACGGCGCAGACTAG